One Brassica napus cultivar Da-Ae chromosome C2, Da-Ae, whole genome shotgun sequence DNA window includes the following coding sequences:
- the LOC106424045 gene encoding importin subunit alpha-9 yields the protein MDPNYPTRRYFLFAGKKIRKNLSGASESNISDAIPNQTYLKKRTKLRRLQMADDGSASNRRDPIKSSVGNVAGQRRRQQAVTVAKERRESLVRAKRLCRVGTNGGDDEDAFVENEMMIDEEQPVLEAQTVKAVEELKSAVQSQGKGVMQKRVTALRELRRLLSKSEFPPIDAALSAGAIPLLVQCLSFGSPDEQLLESAWCLTNIAAGKPEETKALLPALPLLVAHLGEKSSAPVAEQCAWAIGNVAGEGEELRNVLLSQGALPPLARMIFPDKGSTVRTAAWALSNLIKGPESKAAAQLVRVDGIVDAILRHLKKTDEEIATEIAWIVVYLSALSDIATSMLLKGGILQLLVERLATSDSLQLLIPVLRSLGNFVSVDPKAMLTILVGGQNTEENIINVLAKCLRSEHRVLKKEAAWVLSNIAAGSIEHKRMIHSSEAMPLLLRLLSTSPFDIKKEVAYVLGNLCVESAEGGDARPRIIQEHLVSIVSGGCLRGFIDLVRSPDIEAARLGLQFIELVLRGMPNGEGSKLVEGEDGIDAMERFQFHENEELRVMANSLVDKYFGEDYGIDE from the exons ATGGATCCAAATTATCCAACTCGtcgttattttttatttgccgGAAAAAAAATTCGTAAAAACCTTTCTGGTGCTTCGGAATCAAATATCTCCGATGCGATTCCGAATCAAACCTACTTGAAAAAACGAACTAAGCTCCGGCGTCTCCAAATGGCAGATGATGGCTCCGCGTCTAATCGAAGAGACCCGATTAAGTCCTCAG TTGGGAATGTTGCGGGACAAAGAAGGCGGCAACAAGCTGTTACGGTGGCCAAGGAAAGGAGAGAATCACTTGTTCGGGCTAAGCGGCTTTGTAGGGTGGGTACTAATGGCGGTGATGATGAGGATGCATTTGTTGAGAATGAAATGATGATTGATGAAGAGCAGCCAGTTTTGGAGGCTCAAACAGTTAAAGCCGTGGAAGAGCTTAAGTCTGCTGTTCAATCTCA GGGAAAAGGTGTAATGCAGAAGAGGGTGACTGCTCTTAGAGAACTCAGGCGTTTACTGTCGAAATCAGAGTTCCCTCCTATTGATGCTGCGCTCAGCGCTGGTGCAATACCTTTGCTTGTGCAGTGCCTTTCATTTGGCTCTCCTGATGAACAG TTACTTGAGTCAGCTTGGTGTCTAACTAACATCGCTGCTGGAAAACCTGAAGAAACAAAAGCTCTATTGCCTGCACTGCCGTTGCTCGTTGCTCACCTTGGAG AAAAGAGCTCTGCGCCGGTGGCTGAGCAGTGTGCTTGGGCAATTGGTAACGTTGCGGGCGAAGGAGAAGAGTTGAGAAATGTACTTTTGTCTCAAGGGGCTTTGCCACCTCTAGCACGTATGATTTTTCCTGACAAGGGCTCAACTGTAAGAACAGCTGCATGGGCATTGTCAAATCTCATTAAG GGACCTGAATCAAAAGCAGCAGCGCAGCTTGTCAGAGTCGATGGGATAGTTGACGCAATTCTCCGACACTTGAAAAAAAC GGATGAAGAAATTGCCACAGAAATTGCTTGGATCGTTGTTTACCTTTCTGCCCTCTCAGATATCGCTACAAGTATGCTTTTGAAGGGAGGCATTCTTCAACTACTTGTGGAAAGATTAGCAACTTCAGACAGTCTACAACTTCTCATCCCG GTTCTAAGAAGTTTAGGCAACTTTGTCTCTGTTGATCCCAAAGCAATGTTAACCATCCTTGTCGGTGGACAGAACACTGAAG AAAACATCATTAATGTGCTTGCGAAGTGCTTAAGAAGCGAACACCGCGTCTTGAAGAAG GAAGCTGCGTGGGTGTTATCTAATATAGCTGCGGGATCTATTGAACACAAGAGAATGATACACTCATCTGAAGCAATGCCGTTGCTGCTACGGCTTCTCTCGACATCACCCTTTGATATAAAGAAAGAAGTTGCCTATGTCTTGGGAAACCTATGTGTAGAATCTGCAGAAGGAGGAGACGCAAGACCGAGGATAATTCAAGAGCACTTAGTCTCCATCGTCAGTGGCGGTTGCCTCCGGGGTTTTATTGACCTGGTCAGATCTCCTGATATAGAAGCTGCTAGGCTTGGTCTTCAGTTCATTGAGCTG GTTTTACGAGGAATGCCAAACGGAGAAGGCTCAAAGCTTGTGGAAGGAGAAGACGGGATAGATGCAATGGAGAGGTTCCAGTTCCATGAAAACGAAGAGCTGAGAGTCATGGCAAACAGTCTTGTGGATAAATACTTTGGTGAAGATTATGGAATCGATGAATGA
- the LOC106424074 gene encoding uncharacterized protein LOC106424074 isoform X6 translates to MKSIVVILLTYLLLVAPCFAIGSENTNSDVYEIDYRGPETHNSRPPPETLHGKRPFIHHKTSAAGSAGAHVGGQN, encoded by the exons ATGAAGTCGATCGTCGTGATCCTCCTTACGTACCTTCTCCTTGTTGCGCCTTGCTTCGCTATCG GATCGGAGAACACGAATTCGGATGTGTACGAGATCGATTACAGGGGTCCGGAGACACATAACTCTAGACCTCCACCAGAGACTTTACATGGCAAGCGACCGTTCATCCACCATAAAACCTCCGCCGCTGGATCCGCCGGCGCTCATGTTGGAGGACAGA ACTAG
- the LOC106424074 gene encoding glutathione S-transferase T3 isoform X3, which yields MDSPNPFTQSSGFLDLLTSQQCDPVSQNVAFGSSEVPFLSSQFTNDPTEAEETTEDRRGRKKWSRKEDVVLISAWLNTSKDPVTGNEQKAGSFWKRIGAYFNASPQLVGMADREVGNCKQRWSKISDQVSKFVGSLRAATSQQSSGQNDNDVMKLANEIYHHDYRAKFTLEHCWRELKYEQKWLATFGTDNSKSKRRKFEDGSQASVQSKSSHVDEEEARPEGVKKAKSRLKAQLSAKQMEATSSNTVEKLQGMLEIRKQDHELKMQDHELKKQDFEMKDKLNKQHMLEALLANKEHLSETEVALKNKLIIDMLS from the coding sequence ATGGATTCTCCAAATCCATTTACTCAGTCTTCCGGGTTCCTGGATCTTTTAACTAGCCAACAGTGTGATCCTGTCTCACAAAACGTAGCTTTTGGATCTTCAGAAGTTCCTTTTTTAAGTTCCCAGTTCACTAATGATCCAACTGAAGCTGAAGAGACAACTGAAGACAGAAGAGGCAGAAAGAAGTGGTCACGGAAGGAAGATGTGGTGCTCATAAGTGCTTGGCTTAACACAAGCAAAGATCCGGTCACCGGGAATGAGCAAAAGGCTGGCTCCTTTTGGAAAAGAATCGGAGCTTACTTCAACGCAAGTCCTCAGCTTGTTGGTATGGCAGATAGAGAGGTTGGCAACTGTAAGCAAAGGTGGTCCAAGATCAGTGACCAAGTCTCCAAGTTTGTTGGCTCCTTACGTGCTGCAACAAGTCAGCAGTCAAGCGGGCAGAATGACAATGATGTAATGAAGCTTGCTAATGAAATCTATCATCATGATTACCGTGCCAAGTTCACACTAGAGCATTGCTGGAGGGAGCTAAAATATGAACAGAAGTGGCTGGCAACTTTCGGGACTGATAACAGCAAGTCAAAAAGAAGGAAGTTTGAAGATGGTTCTCAAGCTTCTGTCCAGTCAAAGTCGAGCCATGTAGATGAAGAAGAGGCTCGTCCTGAAGGTGTGAAGAAGGCAAAGTCGAGGTTGAAGGCGCAACTGAGTGCCAAACAGATGGAAGCTACCAGCAGCAACACTGTGGAGAAGTTGCAAGGTATGTTGGAGATAAGGAAGCAGGATCATGAACTGAAGATGCAGGATCATGAACTGAAGAAGCAAGACTTTGAAATGAAGGACAAGCTTAATAAGCAACATATGTTGGAGGCTCTCCTTGCTAACAAAGAGCATCTTAGTGAGACTGAAGTGGCTTTAAAGAACAAACTAATAATTGATATGTTATCTTAA
- the LOC106424074 gene encoding glutathione S-transferase T3 isoform X2: MKAIEARPSSSLCLFIGRPSSSLSLHYFTLSFSFLNQKAVMDSPNPFTQSSGFLDLLTSQQCDPVSQNVAFGSSEVPFLSSQFTNDPTEAEETTEDRRGRKKWSRKEDVVLISAWLNTSKDPVTGNEQKAGSFWKRIGAYFNASPQLVGMADREVGNCKQRWSKISDQVSKFVGSLRAATSQQSSGQNDNDVMKLANEIYHHDYRAKFTLEHCWRELKYEQKWLATFGTDNSKSKRRKFEDGSQASVQSKSSHVDEEEARPEGVKKAKSRLKAQLSAKQMEATSSNTVEKLQGMLEIRKQDHELKMQDHELKKQDFEMKDKLNKQHMLEALLANKEHLSETEVALKNKLIIDMLS, encoded by the coding sequence ATGAAAGCAATAGAGGCTCgtccttcttcatctctttGTCTCTTCATTGGTCgtccttcttcatctctttctctccATTACTTCACTCTCTCCTTCTCCTTTCTCAACCAGAAAGCAGTAATGGATTCTCCAAATCCATTTACTCAGTCTTCCGGGTTCCTGGATCTTTTAACTAGCCAACAGTGTGATCCTGTCTCACAAAACGTAGCTTTTGGATCTTCAGAAGTTCCTTTTTTAAGTTCCCAGTTCACTAATGATCCAACTGAAGCTGAAGAGACAACTGAAGACAGAAGAGGCAGAAAGAAGTGGTCACGGAAGGAAGATGTGGTGCTCATAAGTGCTTGGCTTAACACAAGCAAAGATCCGGTCACCGGGAATGAGCAAAAGGCTGGCTCCTTTTGGAAAAGAATCGGAGCTTACTTCAACGCAAGTCCTCAGCTTGTTGGTATGGCAGATAGAGAGGTTGGCAACTGTAAGCAAAGGTGGTCCAAGATCAGTGACCAAGTCTCCAAGTTTGTTGGCTCCTTACGTGCTGCAACAAGTCAGCAGTCAAGCGGGCAGAATGACAATGATGTAATGAAGCTTGCTAATGAAATCTATCATCATGATTACCGTGCCAAGTTCACACTAGAGCATTGCTGGAGGGAGCTAAAATATGAACAGAAGTGGCTGGCAACTTTCGGGACTGATAACAGCAAGTCAAAAAGAAGGAAGTTTGAAGATGGTTCTCAAGCTTCTGTCCAGTCAAAGTCGAGCCATGTAGATGAAGAAGAGGCTCGTCCTGAAGGTGTGAAGAAGGCAAAGTCGAGGTTGAAGGCGCAACTGAGTGCCAAACAGATGGAAGCTACCAGCAGCAACACTGTGGAGAAGTTGCAAGGTATGTTGGAGATAAGGAAGCAGGATCATGAACTGAAGATGCAGGATCATGAACTGAAGAAGCAAGACTTTGAAATGAAGGACAAGCTTAATAAGCAACATATGTTGGAGGCTCTCCTTGCTAACAAAGAGCATCTTAGTGAGACTGAAGTGGCTTTAAAGAACAAACTAATAATTGATATGTTATCTTAA
- the LOC106424074 gene encoding uncharacterized protein LOC106424074 isoform X4 → MKSIVVILLTYLLLVAPCFAIGSENTNSDVYEIDYRGPETHNSRPPPETLHGKRPFIHHKTSAAGSAGAHVGGQNRMAATSYLSKDCSKFPRMTSHRFSLQH, encoded by the exons ATGAAGTCGATCGTCGTGATCCTCCTTACGTACCTTCTCCTTGTTGCGCCTTGCTTCGCTATCG GATCGGAGAACACGAATTCGGATGTGTACGAGATCGATTACAGGGGTCCGGAGACACATAACTCTAGACCTCCACCAGAGACTTTACATGGCAAGCGACCGTTCATCCACCATAAAACCTCCGCCGCTGGATCCGCCGGCGCTCATGTTGGAGGACAGA ATCGCATGGCAGCTACAAGTTACCTCTCCAAGGACTGTTCTAAGTTTCCAAGAATGACAAGTCACCGTTTCTCTCTGCAACATTAG
- the LOC106423969 gene encoding lipid phosphate phosphatase gamma: MDLPQQLKAVTLTHVRYRRGDQLGHFLAWISLVPVFISLGGFVSHFLFRRELQGIFFGLGLVISQLINEFIKTTVEQARPETCTLLEACDSHGWPSSHSQFVFFFATYFSLMGCKGIGFWFGLRSRWVLNLLHWCLAVVTMYSRVYLGYHTVAQVFAGAALGAVVGGSWFWVVNSVLYRYFAVIEESKLGRMLCVKDTSHIPDVLKFEYDNARAARNNTKSD; the protein is encoded by the coding sequence ATGGACCTACCACAACAGCTCAAGGCCGTAACTCTCACACACGTCCGCTACCGTCGCGGCGATCAGCTCGGGCACTTCCTCGCCTGGATCTCCCTTGTCCCGGTCTTCATCAGCCTCGGCGGATTCGTCTCCCATTTCCTCTTCCGCCGCGAGCTCCAAGGGATCTTCTTCGGCCTCGGCCTCGTGATCTCCCAGCTCATCAACGAATTCATCAAAACCACCGTGGAGCAGGCTCGCCCCGAGACGTGCACCCTGCTCGAGGCCTGCGACTCGCACGGGTGGCCGTCGAGCCACTCGCAGTTCGTGTTCTTCTTCGCGACGTACTTTTCTTTGATGGGGTGCAAAGGGATCGGGTTCTGGTTCGGGTTGAGGAGCAGATGGGTTCTGAATCTGTTGCATTGGTGTCTTGCTGTTGTGACTATGTATTCTAGGGTGTACTTGGGGTACCACACCGTGGCGCAGGTTTTCGCGGGGGCTGCGTTGGGGGCGGTTGTTGGGGGGAGTTGGTTCTGGGTGGTGAATAGTGTGTTGTATCGTTATTTTGCGGTGATTGAGGAGAGTAAGTTGGGGAGGATGCTGTGTGTTAAGGATACTTCTCATATTCCTGATGTGTTGAAGTTTGAGTATGACAATGCTAGAGCTGCTAGGAACAACACTAAGTCCGATTGA
- the LOC106424074 gene encoding uncharacterized protein LOC106424074 isoform X5, with the protein MKSIVVILLTYLLLVAPCFAIGSENTNSDVYEIDYRGPETHNSRPPPETLHGKRPFIHHKTSAAGSAGAHVGGQKNPFVFKPSEELSGSHVRRR; encoded by the exons ATGAAGTCGATCGTCGTGATCCTCCTTACGTACCTTCTCCTTGTTGCGCCTTGCTTCGCTATCG GATCGGAGAACACGAATTCGGATGTGTACGAGATCGATTACAGGGGTCCGGAGACACATAACTCTAGACCTCCACCAGAGACTTTACATGGCAAGCGACCGTTCATCCACCATAAAACCTCCGCCGCTGGATCCGCCGGCGCTCATGTTGGAGGACAGA AGAATCCCTTTGTATTTAAACCTTCCGAGGAGCTCTCCGGCAGCCATGTACGGCGGAG GTGA
- the BNAANNG00590D gene encoding uncharacterized protein BNAANNG00590D yields MEEEAGNGGSHKRMKPSDEEENGDSINGMGLDATENEETETKLVASDEMELNIAQILDKIESFTQTVSNLLDTGKTMFKELSNEFEERLIMIHKEYVEKWQEEIKELRLLDASNEETTSLLHNARFLIHNPNIEP; encoded by the exons ATGGAAGAGGAAGCAGGAAACGGAGGATCTCATAAACGCATGAAGCCTTCT GATGAAGAGGAAAATGGAGATTCGATTAATGGAATGGGGCTGGATGCAACTGAGAACGAAGAAACTGAGACGAAACTTGTTGCTTCTGATGAGATGGAGCTTAACATTGCTCAAATTCTCGACAAGATTGAGAGCTTCACTCAAACT GTTTCTAATCTGCTAGACACAGGGAAGACAATGTTCAAGGAACTCAGTAACGAATTCGAGGAACGCTTGATCAT GATACACAAGGAGTACGTTGAGAAATGGCAGGAGGAGATCAAGGAATTGCGTTTGCTTGATGCATCAAACGAGGAGACTACTTCCCTCTTACACAACGCTCGCTTCCTGATTCACAATCCTAACATTGAGCCTTGA
- the LOC106424074 gene encoding putative nuclease HARBI1 isoform X1, producing the protein MASSSYDIFEETIEETFDSALNESMEQAFNEEFENLTVRQQATKSKKKRAYIDRDREDGHNRLWNDYFCENATYPNQIFRRRFRMNKSLFMHIVTRLANEVPFFQRRRDATGRFGLSGLQKATAAIRMMAYGCAADAVDEYLRLGESTAISCLENFVEAIITLFGNEYLRKPTPQDLQRLLDIGEIRGFPGMIGSIDCMHWEWKNCPTAWKGQYTRGSGKPSIVLEAVASQDLWIWHAFFGPPGTSNDINVLDKSPVFDDILQGRAPKVNFFVNGHEYHLAYYLTDGIYPNWSTFIQSISLPQTPKASLFATVQESVRKDVERAFGVLQARFAIVRNPALIWDKAKIGKIMRACIILHNMIVEDERDRHTQFDLSQFAQPESNRSSHVDFGYSTDMPSNTSNLMAIRTRLRDRNIHEQLKNDLVEHIWRKFGTQNEY; encoded by the coding sequence ATGGCATCTTCTTCCTATGATATTTTTGAGGAAACAATCGAAGAAACATTCGATTCAGCATTGAATGAAAGTATGGAACAAGCTTTCAATGAAGAATTCGAAAATCTAACCGTTCGTCAACAAGCAACAAAGTCAAAGAAAAAACGAGCCTATATTGACAGAGATCGTGAAGACGGTCACAACCGcctatggaatgattatttttgtgaaaatgcaACATATCCTAATCAGATATTTCGACGCCGGTTTAGAATGAACAAATCCTTGTTCATGCATATTGTTACTCGACTCGCCAATGAAGTTCCATTCTTTCAACGAAGAAGAGATGCTACCGGAAGGTTCGGTCTCTCTGGACTACAGAAGGCCACGGCAGCAATTCGTATGATGGCATATGGTTGTGCGGCTGATGCGGTTGACGAATACCTCCGTCTTGGTGAAAGTACTGCAATTTCATGCTTAGAAAATTTTGTCGAAGCAATCATAACTTTGTTCGGAAATGAATATCTCAGAAAACCGACACCACAAGATCTCcaacgactactcgatattggagagattCGCGGATTTCctgggatgataggaagcatcgactgtatgcattgggagtggaagaattgtccaaccgcttggaaaggacaatATACACGTGGATCTGGAAAACCTTCAATCGTTTTAGAGGCAGTtgcttcacaagatctttggatatggcacgcattttttggacctccaggtacctcaaacgatatcaatgttcttgacaAGTCACCggtttttgatgatatattacaaggtcgagctccaAAAGTGAATTTCTTTGTCAACGGACACGAgtatcatttggcttactatctaaccgatggtatttatccgaactggtcaacttttatccaatctatttcaCTTCCCCAAACTCCAAAGGCATCCTTATTTGCTACGGTACAAGAATCTGTccgtaaagatgtcgagcgtgcttttggagtcttgcaagctcgatttgccattGTTAGAAACCCAGCTCTTATTTGGGATAAGGCAAAAATCGgcaagattatgagagcatgtatcatattgcacaatatgatagtggAAGACGAACGAGATCGGCACACTCAATTTGATCTATCACAATTCGCACAACCGGAATCAAACCGAAGTTCACATGTAGATTTCGGGTATTCTACAGATATGCCTTCAAATACGTCCAATTTGATGGCAATTCGAACTCGACTACGTGACCGCAACATACATGAACAattgaaaaatgatttggttgagcatatatggcgtaaatttggtacgcaaaatgaatattaa